In a single window of the Rhinolophus ferrumequinum isolate MPI-CBG mRhiFer1 chromosome 21, mRhiFer1_v1.p, whole genome shotgun sequence genome:
- the LOC117012637 gene encoding 10 kDa heat shock protein, mitochondrial-like yields the protein MAGQAFRKFLPLFDRVLVERSAAETVTKGGIMLPEKSQGKVLQATVVAVGSGSKGKGGEIQPVSVKVGDKVLLPEYGGIKVVIDDKDNFLFRDGDILGKYVD from the coding sequence ATGGCAGGACAGGCATTTAGAAAGTTTCTCCCCCTCTTTGACCGAGTATTAGTTGAAAGGAGTGCTGCAGAAACTGTAACCAAGGGAGGCATTATgcttccagaaaaatctcaaggaaaagtATTGCAAGCAACAGTAGTAGCTGTTGGATCCGGCTCTAAAGGAAAGGGCGGAGAGATTCAACCAGTTAGCGTGAAAGTTGGAGATAAAGTTCTTCTTCCAGAATATGGAGGCATCAAAGTAGTTATAGATGACAAGGATAATTTCTTGTTTAGAGATGGTGACATTCTTGGAAAGTATGTAGACTGA